The Syntrophales bacterium genomic interval CTTCTCGAAATTCCACTCTGTGGACGAAGGAACCGGGAAGGAAAAGAACCCGGTCACGGAATGTCCCGGCACGGGGCGACATGCTGTTTGAACAGCTTGAAATGTTTTCCTGTGATCGTTATTCAAATCATCACAGTTATGCGTGAATACCCATTCGGGCTGAAGCATATCAACATATTTTTCAACAACTTTAATGATATCAAGTAAGTCCATGCAGTCGAACCGGTTATCAGGCAAGGAGCCGAAAAAAACTTCATTGACTCCCAAAAGTTTGTTCGCCTGCCTCGCAGTCTCTTTTAAGACATCTATCTCATTTCTTCTAAGCTCGACATTTCTTTGTTCATCCCTTGATGTAAC includes:
- a CDS encoding PIG-L deacetylase family protein — protein: MLIQRCLVIAAHPDDEVLGCGGTMNRFVSEGVDVCCLILGEGVTSRDEQRNVELRRNEIDVLKETARQANKLLGVNEVFFGSLPDNRFDCMDLLDIIKVVEKYVDMLQPEWVFTHNCDDLNNDHRKTFQAVQTACRPVPGHSVTGFFSFPVPSSTEWNFEKVFCPNLFVDISSSLEKKMQAAEIYSTEMREWPHPRSLKAIEDHARQFGVCVGKSAVEPFKIIRMGL